In Spodoptera frugiperda isolate SF20-4 chromosome 4, AGI-APGP_CSIRO_Sfru_2.0, whole genome shotgun sequence, a single window of DNA contains:
- the LOC118272797 gene encoding equilibrative nucleoside transporter 4 gives MNETLGRGYARIEAIRAARGEPLSSMPDPGAPPPDRYNSVYLTLFVAGAAFLLPFNSFIMAVDYFQMHYPNTTIMFDMSTVYIASACVAVCLNNLLLDLFTYNTRITFGILVSLATMLFVAVCNIGWDGFSTRVSYTINLVAIGVVAFGCTVQQASYYGFTGCLPPRYTQAVMAGESAAGFWVSVDRIVTKYGFRQPQRSTFMFFVFSILILLGHSMLHHVMMRHPLVQHYLRLTNESRHRRRIQLHLNPNEDATLMESEAGEASYGVLKLQSPVLSTTGQGEIETNAFSFANPVYSPTAGAPVQAEGAVEPFGDGVASETSSALRTPRPSYKVEDVVFEAPERPTSWRAFKRGVLARWAVARAIYPYMVSIGLVYFTTLSLYPGIASEVPSCRLGTWMPIILMSSFNLFDFIGKIAAAWPYEWSRSQLLMASGLRLLLVPLMLLCAAPRHSPHIVGDIYPILFSVALGFSNGLFGSVPMILAPSRVGREHREIAGNMMTLSYNGGLLSGSLVSYLLLGMLGPPAGAPCRVYPTPPLPTLPPATPPNITFAVTVSH, from the exons ATGAATGAGACTTTAGGCCGCGGGTACGCCCGTATTGAGGCAATCCGTGCCGCTAGGGGAGAGCCCCTGTCCTCGATGCCGGACCCGGGGGCGCCGCCGCCGGACCGGTACAACTCCGTGTACCTGACACTCTTTGTTGCTGGAGCTGCCTTCTTACTGCCCTTTAACAG TTTCATCATGGCGGTCGACTACTTCCAGATGCACTACCCCAACACGACGATAATGTTCGACATGTCCACTGTGTACATAGCGTCCGCCTGCGTCGCCGTCTGCCTCAACAACCTCCTGCTCGATCTGTTCACCTACAACACTAGGATCACTTTCG GAATCCTAGTATCGCTAGCAACCATGTTGTTTGTGGCGGTATGCAACATCGGTTGGGACGGGTTTTCGACGCGCGTCTCCTATACCATCAACCTGGTCGCCATCGGAGTGGTGGCGTTTGGCTGTACCGTGCAGCAGGCCTCGTACTACGGGTTCACGGGATGCCTGCCTCCCAGATACACCCAGGCTGTTATGGCAGGAGAAA GTGCCGCTGGCTTTTGGGTATCGGTGGACCGGATTGTCACCAAGTACGGCTTTCGTCAGCCACAAAGAAGCACATTCATGTTCTTCGTATTCTCTATACTCATCCTGCTGGGACACTCAATGCTGCACCATGTCATGATGCGCCATCCTCTGGTGCAACACTATCTGCGACTGACCAACGAGTCGAGGCATAGGAGACGCATTCAACTGCACTTGAACCCTAATGAAGATGCTACTTTg ATGGAAAGTGAGGCCGGAGAAGCAAGTTACGGAGTACTGAAACTTCAAAGTCCTGTACTGTCAACTACTGGACAAG GTGAAATCGAAACAAATGCGTTCAGCTTCGCCAACCCCGTTTACTCGCCAACTGCTGGCGCGCCCGTTCAGGCAGAGGGCGCTGTAGAGCCGTTTGGAGACGGCGTGGCTTCTGAGACCTCATCAGCTCTACGCACCCCTCGGCCTTCCTACAAAGTTGAAGACGTCGTCTTTGAGGCTCCCGAAAGACCAACCTCATGGAGGGCATTCAAAC GCGGCGTGTTGGCTCGCTGGGCGGTGGCCCGTGCGATCTATCCGTACATGGTGTCTATCGGGCTAGTGTACTTCACAACGCTCAGCCTGTACCCCGGCATCGCGTCTGAGGTCCCCTCCTGCCGCCTCGGCACCTGGATGCCCATCATACTCATGTCCTCCTTCAACCTATTCGACTTCATCGGAAAA ATAGCGGCTGCTTGGCCGTATGAGTGGAGTCGCAGTCAGCTGCTGATGGCGAGCGGCCTGAGGCTACTGCTGGTTCCTTTGATGCTGCTGTGCGCTGCTCCCAGGCATTCACCGCATATCGTTGGAGAC ATCTATCCAATACTATTTTCCGTGGCATTAGGTTTTTCAAATGGTCTGTTTGGCTCCGTACCAATGATACTAGCGCCATCTCGTGTCGGTCGTGAGCATCGAGAGATCGCTG GTAATATGATGACATTGTCATACAACGGTGGTTTGCTGTCGGGCTCACTGGTGTCCTACCTACTGCTGGGCATGCTGGGCCCGCCCGCCGGTGCCCCATGCCGCGTGTACCCCACGCCACCACTGCCCACGCTACCACCAGCCACGCCACCAAATATAACCTTCGCTGTCACTGTATCGCACTAA
- the LOC118272413 gene encoding uncharacterized protein LOC118272413 — protein MVRSALSEDSCGYCTACVRARLSAARGRSPEPSECAYKHILESYSPNAKPGKAVPETPKSACASCRWTSHAQFPETPPSSSDLSLEWSSRSSQRSRTRRRKR, from the coding sequence ATGGTTCGCAGTGCTCTTAGCGAAGACAGTTGTGGTTACTGCACCGCCTGTGTGCGTGCCCGTTTGAGTGCGGCTCGGGGCCGTAGTCCTGAGCCTTCAGAGTGCGCCTATAAACATATCTTGGAGTCATACAGCCCAAACGCGAAGCCGGGCAAAGCCGTGCCGGAGACACCGAAATCGGCGTGTGCCTCGTGTCGGTGGACGTCTCACGCTCAGTTTCCGGAGACTCCGCCCTCGTCGAGTGATCTGAGCCTCGAGTGGAGCTCACGGTCGTCGCAGCGATCCCGCACCCGCCGCCGCAAGAGATAG
- the LOC118272415 gene encoding cytochrome b-c1 complex subunit 2, mitochondrial, translating to MASKTKSFVTPLIRHVTSRGYAQAAPAARKESKVSCAVLPSKTFVAALDNGSPVTRVTVAFKAGSRYEPQTELGVAHMLRSAAGLSTKYANSFILARKLQQIGASVTASGDREFIYYTLETTQDNLNDALELLNQLVSGQEFRPWELTDNEPRLKFDIAALPPQIRAVDLLHKAAYRRGLGNSLFISPKRIGKVSSESLQHYACNMLTASRCAVAVVGGSQERANMIAQHLNLSSSEVSAEASKYFGGELRKEMGGDLAHVAIAVQGAQAGSPQALALAVAAKALGNGPVTKWGSDNSPLAKAIGNVGPFAAAGFNVAYSDSGLFGVVLSVPKDEANSAVKAVANILKKPSLNAAAIQAGKNQLKLQILCEADAGASVAESMAAQGFYTGSVKTPAEIAKQIDALSPNDVTQALSSAAANKLSMGAAGNLAFVPYTDEL from the exons ATGGCATCGAAAACGAAAAGTTTTGTCACTCCTTTAATTCGTCATGTTACG AGCAGGGGTTACGCTCAGGCTGCACCAGCGGCTAGGAAGGAATCCAAGGTATCATGTGCAGTCCTGCCCAGCAAAACTTTTGTAGCAGCCTTGGACAATGGGTCCCCAGTTACTAGAGTAACCGTCGCCTTCAA GGCTGGTTCCCGCTATGAACCACAGACTGAGCTGGGTGTTGCCCATATGCTCCGTTCTGCTGCTGGGCTTAGCACCAAGTATGCTAACTCTTTCATTCTGGCACGTAAATTGCAACAAATTGGTGCCTCTGTAACTGCATCTGGTGACCGCGAGTTCATCTACTATACTCTGGAG ACCACCCAGGACAATTTGAATGATGCGCTGGAACTTCTGAACCAATTAGTTTCTGGACAAGAGTTCAGACCCTGGGAGCTGACAGACAATGAGCCTCGTCTCAAGTTTGACATTGCAGCACTCCCACCTCAG ATCCGTGCTGTGGACTTGCTCCACAAAGCTGCGTACCGCCGTGGCCTGGGCAATTCTCTTTTCATCTCGCCCAAGAGGATCGGCAAGGTTTCATCCGAGTCTCTGCAGCACTATGCATGCAATATGCTGACTGCCTCCCGTTGCGCTGTTGCTGTCGTTGGAGGCTCTCAG GAAAGAGCCAACATGATTGCTCAGCACCTGAACTTATCTTCAAGTGAAGTTTCTGCAGAAGCCAGCAAATACTTTGGTGGAGAGTTGAG GAAAGAAATGGGTGGCGACCTTGCACACGTCGCCATTGCAGTCCAGGGCGCTCAAGCTGGCTCTCCACAGGCTCTTGCCTTAGCTGTTGCTGCTAAAG CTCTTGGCAACGGCCCTGTGACCAAGTGGGGCTCCGACAACTCGCCCTTGGCCAAGGCAATCGGCAACGTTGGACCATTCGCGGCAGCCGGCTTCAACGTGGCCTACTCAGACAGTGGCCTCTTTGGTGTTGTACTCTCTGTGCCTAAGGATGAGGCCAACTCT GCAGTAAAGGCTGTAGCTAATATCCTGAAGAAACCTTCACTGAATGCTGCTGCTATTCAGGCTGGCAAGAACCAGCTGAAGCTACAGATTTTGTGCGAGGCTGATGCAGGAGCATCCGTAGCTGAGTCTATGGCTGCACAAGGTTTCTACACTGGATCTGTCAAGACACCCGCTGAGATCGCCAAGCAAATTGATGCCCTTTCGCCCAACGATGTCACACAG GCTCTTTCCAGTGCCGCCGCAAACAAACTTTCCATGGGTGCCGCAGGAAACCTAGCATTTGTTCCCTACACAGatgaattataa
- the LOC118272842 gene encoding multifunctional methyltransferase subunit TRM112-like protein has protein sequence MKLITHNMLTSKCLKGVMTGYPLAINATDVKVKEVDFNPEFITRVIPKLDWEVLWVAANSIGHGEGLPKTLEPKFEEDEDLLKRVHKVLLEVEVEEGNLTCPESGRQFPISKGIPNMLLTEAEVQ, from the coding sequence ATGAAACTCATAACCCATAACATGTTAACATCAAAGTGTTTAAAAGGTGTAATGACTGGATACCCACTGGCTATTAACGCTACAGATGTGAAGGTAAAGGAAGTAGATTTTAATCCAGAATTCATAACACGAGTCATTCCGAAATTGGATTGGGAAGTACTCTGGGTTGCTGCCAATAGCATTGGTCATGGTGAAGGACTACCCAAAACTTTAGAACCCAAATTTGAAGAAGATGAAGATTTATTGAAAAGAGTTCATAAAGTTTTGTTAGAAGTAGAAGTTGAAGAAGGAAACCTTACATGTCCTGAGTCCGGGAGACAATTTCCGATATCAAAAGGAATACCAAATATGTTACTAACAGAAGCAGAAGTACAATGA
- the LOC118272414 gene encoding enhanced level of genomic instability 1, with translation MTSLLATTSIAAVDVDINSVKEINYHKYRHRRHVLKSKENTIKHRCDKVLKRKLRKYKLRQDGQEDQDILDVSKILVSSLNIRSPNKRKDPYLCEDTELEDWRPKNYLFKMVRRKPVKISDTLKNSNTEVNVQDDVTRDSPPAVTSQEKKQTNAFKLLMDSRNKSLGCNSPGKDKSDENIDTTEVIERKNLKAKRQLLLQKMAEAKGSLKNKEIEEIQDNIIKEQMEKRAKRLKSMIFKDTKSDKEGKRSNVKLIKDEVIDLPLEDKAKVADNNNTKKHTKSNTFKIVDIFNTVEENTIISPVKKHISKEDEDFLSKLSPSLKKKESVLSYFKKIEKDECSPTNSENDNLIKVKLQPRSKKKSKKKKLSLKKESLEICDVTECVKEQEENINGEVNYILVDNSTDEKITSNKVNETSIKTQQKSEDKTLASISVNIPDTTTDKMILKFNGDSVKVNNDSQKRKRNSKLDTKLDSENTNTCNSESRPKRSVKRPVKYVDDACLSSSDEDLHIFTPKKKKHIESKSDKKQVGLKTDQPLDEVKPIKPKAEKKVEKVPKDVTSKKPTKLAPIFTTKQTDPAALEAKQKFLQSGVPDKLKKQIQQQKVCSIPDNSFPVVVHVQQSTKMVEDNQLVINIPLMIIESEEDYALSYENNKMKELLNLNQDLSCFSVDTTSKKSTQAMLQNIKKLHPKFPVYRTYRYLKSKGKGEFKDCNYVDVDNSIEVLDDMVDVINDSPDRLNWTDKYKAITTKQIIGNFETLKELRKWLVSWTENQVKSKAKSKADSDSSDYYESEPDSRDSMKSTNNLLILAGPTGCGKTASIYAVAADLAMKVIEVNASSKRTGKIMLQDLQEATQSHKVNRGTGNSDSSQKSQEKQQPDIPKQTKKRGRPKRSIEKEKSKGIVVKNEVLSGTTLSQESTRTDSSLILIDDADVVFDQDDGFTSAIVQLVQCSKRPVILITSSLVCPHLQRFLQNTKILKMSPLLPRILGTWLDIMCLADSGMCWPGVGAKFLNYFKGDIRKTINYLQFCLPKVQSAASEEEAASQNVDLYKNHIDEESSCMSWADNDDADGRTSAAVDVDVNTIWTAFASKHSNLSNETYPVQVFNMWWSMPSLLTTAPNTDLPSQKCNISQKKTTSLELEAIANAADAFSLSDYYSCINPDTDRNITSQPWYCPESHSVSERENPSYYHKEHEVMSDICHTILTGSIATAQDVLNCDRRTDISFPGMLLNRQRDRVVSRHNSLTSYLNASAVLDRRALALDYWSSCRTICRLEKSKNDTNMKRNNRFCHYLKSLSVLCKSDTFDNLCDSLCSNEGTELNINNFNE, from the exons ATGACAAGTTTGCTAGCAACTACGTCCATCGCAGCCGTCGACGTCGACATAAATtcagtaaaagaaataaattaccaCAAGTATCGCCACCGAAGACACGTCCTCAAATCGAAGGAAAATACCATCAAACACAGATGTGATAAGGTGCTTAAACGGAAGTTACGAAAGTATAAACTTAGACAAGATGGGCAAGAAGATCAGGATATATTAGATGTGTCGAAAATTCTCGTTTCGTCACTGAATATCAGGTCCCCAAACAAACGAAAAGATCCCTATTTATGTGAAGATACTGAACTAGAGGATTGGAGGCCTAAAAATTACCTTTTCAAAATGGTAAGAAGAAAGCCTGTAAAGATAAGTGATACCTTGAAAAACTCCAACACTGAGGTAAATGTCCAAGATGATGTGACTAGAGACAGTCCTCCAGCTGTCACTAGTCAGGAAAAGAAGCAAACAAATGCTTTCAAACTGTTAATGGACTCTAGGAACAAGAGTCTTGGGTGTAATTCTCCAGGTAAAGACAAAAGTGATGAAAACATTGATACAACAGAAGTAATCGAAAGAAAGAACTTAAAGGCTAAAAGGCAATTGTTGCTTCAAAAAATGGCAGAAGCAAAGGGGTCCTTGAAAAATAAAGAGATTGAAGAAATTCAAGACAATATCATTAAAGAGCAAATGGAAAAGAGAGCAAAAAGATTAAAAAGTATGATTTTTAAAGATACTAAGTCTGACAAAGAAGGTAAACGTTCTAATGTCAAGCTAATAAAAGATGAAGTAATTGATTTGCCATTAGAAGACAAAGCCAAAGTCGCagataataacaatacaaagaAACATACCAAGTCAAATACATTCAAGATAGTTGATATATTCAACACAGTTGaagaaaatacaattataagTCCAGTAAAGAAACACATATCCAAGGAAGATGAAGACTTTCTAAGTAAGCTGTCACCTTCTTTAAAGAAAAAGGAAAGTGtgctctcttattttaaaaaaattgaaaaggaTGAATGTTCTCCTACTAATTCAGAAAATGATAACCTTATAAAGGTAAAACTACAACctagaagtaaaaaaaagagTAAGAAGAAGAAATTGAGCTTGAAAAAAGAAAGTTTAGAAATATGTGATGTAACAGAATGTGTCAAAGAACAAGAAGAGAACATTAATGGAGAAGTTAACTACATACTTGTAGATAATAGCACAGATGAGAAAATAACAAGTAACAAGGTAAATGAAACCTCCATTAAAACTCAACAAAAATCAGAAGACAAAACATTAGCCAGTATTAGTGTTAATATTCCAGACACAACAACTGATAAAATGATCCTGAAGTTCAATGGTGACAGTGTTAAAGTTAACAATGACAGTCAGAAGAGGAAGAGAAATTCAAAACTTGATACAAAACTTGATTCCGAGAATACAAATACTTGTAACAGTGAGAGCAGACCAAAGAGGTCAGTAAAGAGACCTGTGAAATATGTTGATGATGCTTGTCTGTCCAGCTCTGACGAAGACTTGCACATTTTCACACCAAAAAAGAAGAAGCACATTGAAAGCAAAAGTGACAAAAAACAAGTTGGTTTGAAGACTGATCAGCCTCTTGATGAAGTCAAACCTATAAAGCCTAAAGCAGAAAAGAAAGTAGAGAAGGTTCCCAAAGATGTGACATCTAAGAAACCTACCAAACTGGCTCccatatttacaactaaacaaaCTGATCCAGCTGCTTTAGAAGCTAAACAAAAATTTCTACAAAGTGGAGTCCCAGACAAATTGAAAAAGCAAATCCAGCAACAAAAAGTTTGCTCCATTCCAGATAATAGTTTTCCTGTAGTTGTTCATGTGCAGCAAAGTACTAAAATGGTTGAGGATAATCAACTTGTTATTAATATACCTTTAATGATTATTGAATCTGAAGAAGACTATGCATTatcttatgaaaataataaaatgaaagaacTGCTTAATCTTAACCAAGACCTCAGTTGTTTTAGTGTAGACACTACTAGCAAAAAGAGCACACAGGCAATGTTACAGAATATAAAGAAGTTACATCCAAAGTTCCCGGTATACAGAACATATCGGTATTTGAAAAGTAAAGGAAAGGGAGAATTTAAAGACTGCAATTATGTAGATGTAGATAACAGTATTGAAGTTTTGGATGATATGGTGGATGTTATAAACGACAGTCCTGACAGATTAAATTGGACTGATAAATACAAAGCTATAACAACCAAACAAATTATAGGGAATTTTGAGActttaaaagaattgagaaaatGGTTGGTATCATGGACAGAGAATCAAGTTAAATCAAAGGCTAAAAGTAAGGCAGACTCAGATAGCTCAGACTATTATGAGTCTGAACCTGATAGTAGAGACAGCATGAAGTCTACAAACAATCTTTTGATACTTGCTGGTCCTACAGGTTGTGGTAAAACTGCAAGTATATATGCTGTTGCTGCAGATTTAGCCATGAAGGTTATTGAAGTTAATGCTAGTAGTAAAAGGACAGGTAAAATCATGTTACAAGATTTACAGGAAGCAACCCAATCACATAAGGTTAACCGAGGTACAGGAAATTCAGACAGTAGTCAAAAGTCACAAGAAAAACAACAACCAGATATCCCAAAACAGACCAAGAAACGAGGTAGACCAAAGAGGTCCATTGAAAAAGAGAAAAGTAAAGGAATAGTTGTAAAGAATGAAGTTCTAAGTGGCACTACACTAAGCCAGGAGAGTACTAGGACAGATTCTTCACTTATACTCATTGATGATGCAGATGTAGTGTTTGATCAGGATGATGGTTTCACTTCAGCCATAGTACAGTTAGTACAATGCTCAAAAAGAcctgtaattttaattacatcatCATTAGTTTGTCCACATTTGCAAAGGTTtctacaaaacacaaaaatattaaagatgaGCCCTCTCCTGCCTAGAATTCTTGGGACATGGCTAGATATAATGTGTCTAGCAGATAGTGGAATGTGTTGGCCTGGTGTTGGAGCCAAattcttgaattattttaaaggaGATATAAGGAAAACCATTAACTACCTGCAGTTCTGTCTACCTAAAGTACAGAGTGCTGCTTCAGAGGAAGAAGCTGCTTCACAAAATGTTGATTTATATAAGAATCACATTGATGAAGAAAGCTCCTGTATGTCTTGGGCAGATAATGATGATGCAGATGGAAGAACTAGTGCAGCTGTTGATGTAGATGTAAATACAATTTGGACTGCCTTTGCTTCTAAACATTCGAATTTATCAAATGAAACATATCCAGTACAAGTATTTAACATGTGGTGGAGTATGCCGTCCCTTTTAACAACTGCTCCTAATACTGATCTCCCTTCACAAAAATGCAATATTAGTCAAAAGAAGACGACGAGTCTTGAACTGGAAGCAATAGCAAATGCTGCAGATGCTTTCTCGTTGTCTGATTATTACAGTTGTATCAATCCAGACACTGACAGAAACATAACATCACAACCGTGGTATTGTCCTGAGAGTCACAGTGTGTCAGAAAGAGAGAATCCTAGCTACTATCATAAGGAACATGAAGTCATGAGTGACATTTGTCATACAATTTTGACTGGTTCTATTGCAACAGCTCAAGATGTTCTAAACTGTGATAGAAGAACAGACATTAGTTTTCCAGGAATGCTTTTAAACAG ACAAAGAGACCGAGTGGTATCGAGGCACAACAGTTTGACGAGCTACTTGAACGCGTCAGCCGTGTTGGACAGGCGGGCCCTTGCGTTGGACTATTGGTCTTCCTGCCGCACTATTTGCAGGCTTGAGAAGTCAAAGAATGACACCAACATGAAGAGAAACAATCGTTTCTGTCACTATCTCAAATCCCTAAGTGTTCTTTGTAAAAGTGATACTTTCGATAACCTCTGTGACAGTTTATGTTCTAATGAAGGAACtgaattaaatatcaataattttaatgaatga